In a genomic window of Pseudomonas mohnii:
- a CDS encoding glycine zipper 2TM domain-containing protein: protein MNKSMLVGAVLGAVGVTAGGAVATYSLVKKSGPEFAQVLAVEPVKTQIKTPREVCKDVTVTRQAPVKDQHQIAGTVVGALAGGLLGNQIGGGTGKKIATVAGAVGGGYAGNKVQEGMQERDTYTTTQTRCNTVNDISDKVVGYDVRYSLDGKEGKVRMDRDPGNQIPVDKEGKLILSQNQQGQ, encoded by the coding sequence GTGAACAAGTCGATGCTGGTTGGTGCGGTACTGGGTGCTGTCGGTGTGACTGCCGGGGGTGCTGTGGCCACCTACAGCCTGGTTAAAAAAAGCGGCCCTGAGTTTGCTCAGGTTTTAGCCGTTGAGCCGGTCAAGACACAAATCAAGACTCCACGTGAAGTGTGCAAGGACGTCACGGTCACCCGGCAAGCGCCGGTGAAAGATCAACATCAGATCGCCGGTACGGTGGTCGGTGCCTTGGCAGGTGGTCTGCTGGGTAACCAGATTGGCGGCGGCACCGGCAAGAAGATCGCCACGGTCGCAGGTGCGGTCGGTGGTGGTTACGCCGGTAACAAGGTTCAGGAAGGCATGCAGGAGCGCGACACCTACACCACGACCCAGACCCGTTGTAATACGGTGAATGACATCAGTGACAAGGTCGTGGGCTACGACGTGCGGTATTCGCTGGATGGCAAGGAAGGCAAGGTGCGGATGGATCGCGATCCGGGTAACCAGATTCCTGTGGATAAAGAAGGCAAGTTGATCTTGTCGCAGAATCAGCAGGGCCAATAA
- the trmJ gene encoding tRNA (cytosine(32)/uridine(32)-2'-O)-methyltransferase TrmJ: protein MLQNIRVVLVNTSHPGNIGGAARAMKNMGLSRLVLVEPRLFPHHEADARASGAGDILEKAQVVATLEDALVGCNLVLGTSARDRRIPWPLLDPRECGSKVVEEAAQGAEIALVFGREDSGLTNEELQRCHYHVHIPSDPEFSSLNLGAAVQVLSYEVRMAWLAAQGQPTKVEKEEVASVKSAELATMDELERFYEHLEQTLVAIEFLDPEKPRHLMARLRRLYGRSSVSRAEMNILRGILTETQKAARGELLKRKD, encoded by the coding sequence TTGCTGCAAAACATTCGTGTCGTGCTGGTCAATACCAGCCATCCGGGCAATATCGGCGGGGCTGCGCGTGCCATGAAGAACATGGGTCTGTCGCGGCTGGTGCTGGTTGAACCACGGCTGTTCCCCCATCACGAGGCCGACGCCCGTGCCTCCGGTGCCGGTGACATCCTTGAAAAAGCGCAAGTCGTCGCCACTTTGGAAGATGCCTTGGTCGGCTGCAATCTGGTGCTGGGCACCAGTGCTCGTGATCGTCGTATTCCATGGCCGCTGCTCGATCCTCGCGAATGCGGTTCGAAAGTGGTTGAGGAGGCTGCGCAAGGCGCCGAGATCGCCCTGGTGTTCGGTCGTGAAGATTCCGGCCTGACCAATGAAGAGCTGCAGCGATGTCATTATCACGTGCACATCCCCTCAGACCCTGAGTTCAGCTCGCTGAACCTTGGGGCGGCGGTGCAGGTGTTGAGTTATGAAGTGCGCATGGCCTGGCTGGCCGCTCAAGGTCAGCCGACCAAGGTCGAGAAGGAAGAGGTGGCATCGGTCAAAAGCGCTGAGCTGGCGACCATGGATGAGCTGGAGCGATTCTATGAGCACCTGGAGCAAACCCTGGTGGCCATTGAGTTCCTCGATCCGGAAAAGCCACGGCACTTGATGGCGCGCCTGCGCCGGTTATACGGACGCAGCTCGGTCAGCCGGGCGGAAATGAATATTTTGCGTGGCATCCTCACGGAAACCCAAAAAGCGGCCCGTGGCGAGCTTCTGAAACGGAAGGATTAA
- the iscX gene encoding Fe-S cluster assembly protein IscX — translation MSLKWVDVLEIAIQLAESRPEVDPRYVNFVDLHKWVLALPEFSDDPTRGGEKVLEAIQAAWIEEAD, via the coding sequence ATGAGTCTGAAATGGGTTGATGTGCTGGAAATCGCGATCCAGCTGGCCGAATCCAGGCCGGAAGTGGACCCGCGTTACGTGAACTTCGTCGATCTGCACAAATGGGTGCTGGCATTGCCGGAGTTCAGTGATGATCCGACACGCGGTGGCGAGAAGGTGCTTGAAGCCATTCAGGCCGCCTGGATCGAAGAAGCAGATTGA
- the fdx gene encoding ISC system 2Fe-2S type ferredoxin — translation MPQVIFLPHEKFCPDGMVVEAETGTSILELAHEHHIEMESACGGVCACTTCHCLIREGFDSLEEADELEEDYLDKAWGLEAQSRLACQARVGTEDLTIEIPKYSLNHAAEAPH, via the coding sequence ATGCCGCAGGTCATTTTTCTGCCACACGAAAAGTTTTGCCCGGACGGTATGGTTGTGGAGGCTGAGACTGGCACGTCCATCCTCGAACTGGCTCATGAGCACCATATCGAGATGGAAAGCGCCTGTGGTGGCGTCTGCGCCTGTACCACTTGTCATTGCCTGATCCGTGAAGGCTTCGACTCGCTGGAAGAGGCTGATGAGCTGGAAGAAGACTACCTTGACAAGGCTTGGGGGCTGGAAGCTCAATCGCGCCTGGCCTGTCAGGCGCGAGTCGGGACTGAAGACCTGACCATCGAAATTCCAAAATACTCGCTCAACCATGCGGCCGAAGCGCCGCACTGA
- the ndk gene encoding nucleoside-diphosphate kinase codes for MAVQRTFSIIKPDAVAKNVIGKIVSRFEEAGLRVVASKMKQLSKAEAEGFYAEHSERGFFGDLVAFMTSGPVVVQVLEGENAIARNRELMGATNPKEAAAGTIRADFAESIDANAVHGSDSEAAAAREIAYFFAATEVTTR; via the coding sequence ATGGCTGTTCAACGTACTTTCTCCATCATCAAGCCTGACGCCGTTGCTAAAAACGTGATCGGCAAGATCGTTTCCCGTTTCGAAGAAGCTGGCCTGCGCGTTGTAGCTTCGAAAATGAAGCAACTGTCGAAAGCCGAAGCTGAAGGCTTCTACGCTGAGCACAGCGAGCGCGGTTTCTTCGGTGACCTGGTTGCTTTCATGACCTCCGGTCCGGTTGTTGTTCAGGTTCTGGAAGGTGAAAACGCTATCGCTCGCAACCGTGAGCTGATGGGCGCTACCAACCCTAAAGAAGCTGCTGCCGGCACCATCCGTGCTGACTTCGCTGAATCCATCGACGCCAACGCAGTACACGGTTCGGACTCCGAAGCCGCTGCTGCTCGCGAAATCGCATACTTCTTCGCAGCTACTGAAGTAACCACTCGCTAA
- the iscR gene encoding Fe-S cluster assembly transcriptional regulator IscR — MRLTTKGRYAVTAMLDLALHAQHGPVSLADISERQGISLSYLEQLFAKLRRSNLVSSVRGPGGGYQLSRDMQGIQVAQVIDAVNESVDATKCQGQGDCHSGDTCLTHHLWCDLSLQIHEFLSGISLADLVTRREVQEVAQRQDQRRCNSKAPRLDKIEASAVE, encoded by the coding sequence ATGCGACTGACTACAAAAGGCCGATACGCCGTGACCGCCATGCTTGACCTGGCGTTGCACGCGCAGCACGGGCCCGTGTCCCTGGCCGATATCTCCGAGCGCCAAGGCATCTCCCTGTCCTACCTCGAACAGCTTTTTGCCAAATTGCGCCGCAGCAATCTGGTGTCCAGCGTCCGTGGTCCTGGCGGCGGCTACCAGCTGTCGCGCGACATGCAGGGCATTCAGGTCGCCCAGGTGATCGATGCGGTAAACGAATCGGTCGACGCCACCAAATGCCAGGGGCAGGGTGATTGCCATTCGGGCGATACCTGCCTGACTCACCACCTGTGGTGCGACCTGAGCTTGCAGATTCACGAATTTCTGAGCGGTATCAGCTTGGCTGACCTTGTGACTCGCCGTGAGGTACAAGAAGTAGCCCAGCGCCAGGATCAACGCCGTTGCAACAGCAAGGCGCCACGCCTGGACAAGATTGAAGCGTCCGCCGTCGAATGA
- the cysE gene encoding serine O-acetyltransferase gives MFERLREDIQSVFHRDPAARNAFEVLTCYPGMHAIWIHRLSSVLWRADLKWLARLVSNFGRWLTGIEIHPGAKVGRRFFIDHGMGIVIGETAEIGDDVTIYQGVTLGGTSWNKGKRHPTLEDGVVVGAGAKVLGPFTVGAGAKVGSNAVVTKAVPAGATVVGIPGRIIVKSDEEQDARRKAIAEKIGFDAYGVSEDMPDPVARAINQLLDHLQAVDGRLEGMCGALKDLGSNYCAKDLPELREEDFACVKDKNQSQAS, from the coding sequence ATGTTCGAGCGTTTGCGTGAAGATATCCAGAGTGTTTTCCATCGTGATCCGGCAGCGCGTAACGCTTTTGAAGTCCTGACCTGCTACCCGGGCATGCACGCTATCTGGATCCATCGCCTGTCGTCGGTGTTGTGGCGCGCGGACCTGAAATGGCTGGCGCGGCTGGTGTCGAACTTCGGGCGCTGGTTGACCGGGATCGAGATTCATCCGGGCGCCAAGGTGGGTCGTCGCTTCTTTATCGACCATGGCATGGGCATCGTCATCGGTGAAACGGCTGAAATCGGCGATGACGTCACGATCTATCAAGGTGTGACCCTCGGCGGCACCAGCTGGAACAAGGGCAAGCGGCACCCGACTCTCGAGGATGGGGTGGTGGTGGGCGCCGGTGCCAAGGTGCTGGGCCCGTTCACCGTGGGTGCGGGGGCCAAGGTCGGTTCCAACGCCGTGGTCACCAAGGCTGTTCCGGCGGGTGCGACCGTGGTCGGGATTCCGGGGCGGATCATCGTCAAGTCCGACGAAGAGCAGGACGCCAGGCGCAAGGCGATAGCCGAGAAGATCGGTTTCGATGCCTACGGTGTCAGCGAGGACATGCCGGACCCGGTGGCGCGTGCCATCAACCAGTTGCTCGATCACCTGCAGGCGGTGGATGGGCGTCTGGAGGGGATGTGCGGGGCGCTGAAGGATCTGGGCAGTAATTACTGTGCCAAGGACTTGCCCGAGCTGCGCGAAGAAGATTTCGCCTGCGTGAAGGACAAGAACCAGAGTCAGGCCAGCTGA
- the iscU gene encoding Fe-S cluster assembly scaffold IscU: MAYSEKVIDHYENPRNVGKMDAEDPDVGTGMVGAPACGDVMRLQIKVNEAGIIEDAKFKTYGCGSAIASSSLATEWMKGKTLDEAETIKNTQLAEELALPPVKIHCSVLAEDAIKAAVRDYKQKKGLI, translated from the coding sequence ATGGCTTACAGCGAAAAGGTCATCGACCACTACGAAAACCCGCGCAACGTCGGCAAGATGGACGCGGAAGATCCTGATGTCGGCACCGGCATGGTCGGCGCGCCGGCCTGCGGCGACGTGATGCGCCTGCAGATCAAGGTCAACGAAGCCGGCATCATCGAAGATGCCAAGTTCAAGACCTACGGTTGCGGTTCGGCAATCGCTTCCAGCTCCCTCGCCACCGAGTGGATGAAGGGCAAGACCCTGGACGAAGCGGAAACCATCAAGAACACTCAGCTGGCTGAAGAACTGGCCCTGCCGCCAGTGAAAATTCACTGCTCCGTGCTCGCTGAAGACGCCATCAAGGCGGCCGTTCGCGACTACAAGCAGAAGAAAGGCTTGATCTGA
- a CDS encoding IscS subfamily cysteine desulfurase yields MKLPIYLDYSATTPVDPRVAQKMSECLLVDGNFGNPASRSHVFGWKAEEAVENARRQVADLVNADPREIVWTSGATESDNLAIKGAAHFYATKGKHLITTKIEHKAVLDTMRQLEREGFEVTYIEPRTDGLITPEMIEAELRDDTILVSVMHVNNEIGTINDIAAIGELTRSKGILFHVDAAQSTGKVDIDLQKLKVDLMSFSAHKTYGPKGIGALYVSRKPRVRIEAAMHGGGHERGMRSGTLATHQIVGMGEAFRVAKEDMAAENVRIKALSDRFFKQVEHLEELYVNGSLTARVPHNLNLSFNYVEGESLIMALKDLAVSSGSACTSASLEPSYVLRALGRNDELAHSSIRFTFGRFTTEEEIDYAAQKVCEAVTKLRALSPLWDMYKDGVDISKIEWAAH; encoded by the coding sequence ATGAAATTGCCGATTTACCTTGATTACTCTGCGACTACCCCGGTTGATCCGCGTGTCGCGCAAAAAATGAGTGAATGCCTGCTGGTCGACGGGAACTTCGGTAACCCGGCGTCCCGTTCCCACGTGTTTGGCTGGAAAGCTGAAGAGGCCGTCGAAAACGCTCGTCGTCAGGTGGCCGACCTGGTCAACGCCGACCCGCGCGAAATCGTCTGGACTTCCGGTGCCACCGAATCCGACAACCTGGCAATCAAGGGCGCGGCGCATTTCTACGCCACCAAAGGCAAGCACCTGATCACCACCAAGATTGAGCACAAGGCTGTCCTCGACACCATGCGCCAACTGGAGCGTGAAGGCTTCGAAGTCACCTACATCGAGCCTCGCACCGATGGCCTGATCACGCCAGAGATGATCGAAGCCGAGCTGCGCGACGACACCATCCTGGTTTCGGTCATGCACGTGAACAACGAAATCGGCACCATCAACGACATCGCCGCCATCGGCGAGCTGACCCGTTCCAAGGGCATCCTGTTCCACGTCGACGCTGCTCAGTCCACCGGCAAGGTCGATATCGACCTGCAGAAGCTGAAAGTCGACCTGATGTCGTTCTCCGCCCACAAAACCTACGGCCCTAAAGGCATCGGCGCCCTGTATGTGAGCCGCAAGCCGCGTGTTCGCATCGAAGCGGCCATGCACGGCGGCGGTCACGAGCGGGGCATGCGTTCGGGTACCCTGGCGACCCACCAGATCGTCGGCATGGGTGAAGCATTCCGTGTGGCCAAGGAAGACATGGCCGCCGAGAACGTGCGCATCAAGGCCCTGAGCGACCGTTTCTTCAAGCAGGTCGAGCACCTGGAAGAGCTGTACGTCAACGGCAGCCTGACCGCCCGCGTTCCGCACAACCTGAACCTGAGCTTCAACTATGTTGAAGGCGAGTCGCTGATCATGGCGCTCAAGGATCTGGCGGTTTCGTCCGGTTCGGCTTGCACCTCGGCATCGCTTGAGCCTTCGTACGTACTGCGCGCCCTGGGCCGCAACGACGAACTGGCGCACAGCTCGATCCGTTTCACCTTCGGCCGTTTCACCACCGAAGAAGAAATCGACTACGCCGCGCAGAAAGTCTGCGAGGCCGTTACCAAGCTGCGCGCACTGTCGCCGCTGTGGGATATGTACAAAGACGGTGTCGACATTTCGAAAATCGAGTGGGCGGCACACTGA
- the secF gene encoding protein translocase subunit SecF, with amino-acid sequence MLRTINFMGVRNFAFGVTLFLSALAIFSVFHKGMNWGLDFTGGTLIELTYERPADVTKVREQLVTSGYHEAIVQSFGATTDLLVRMPGEDPQLGHQVAEALQKVGGDNPATVKRVEFVGPQVGEELRDQGGLGMLMALGGILIYLAFRFQWKFAVGAIVSLIHDVIVTIGILSFFQITFDLTVLAAVLAIIGYSLNDTIVVFDRVRENFRVLRKASLIENINISTTQTLLRTMATSISTLLAIAALLFFGGDNLFGFSIALFIGVLAGTYSSIYIANVVLIWLNLNSEDLIPPAATEKEVDDRP; translated from the coding sequence ATGTTACGTACAATCAACTTCATGGGCGTTCGCAACTTTGCGTTCGGCGTCACATTGTTCCTCAGTGCGCTGGCCATTTTCAGCGTATTCCACAAGGGCATGAACTGGGGCCTGGACTTCACCGGCGGTACGCTCATCGAGCTGACCTACGAGCGTCCGGCCGACGTCACCAAGGTGCGTGAGCAACTGGTGACCTCCGGGTACCACGAGGCCATCGTGCAGAGCTTCGGTGCGACGACTGATTTGCTGGTGCGTATGCCAGGTGAAGACCCGCAACTGGGTCATCAGGTCGCTGAAGCGCTGCAGAAGGTTGGCGGCGATAACCCGGCAACGGTCAAGCGCGTCGAGTTCGTCGGCCCGCAGGTGGGTGAAGAGCTGCGCGACCAGGGCGGCCTCGGCATGCTGATGGCGCTGGGCGGCATCCTGATCTACCTGGCGTTCCGCTTTCAGTGGAAGTTTGCGGTCGGTGCGATCGTGTCCTTGATCCACGACGTGATCGTGACCATCGGTATCCTGTCGTTCTTCCAGATCACCTTCGACCTGACGGTGCTGGCGGCGGTACTGGCGATCATCGGTTACTCGCTCAACGACACCATCGTGGTATTCGACCGGGTTCGTGAGAACTTCCGGGTACTGCGCAAGGCCAGCCTGATCGAGAACATCAACATCTCGACCACGCAAACCCTGCTGCGGACCATGGCGACGTCGATCTCCACCTTGCTGGCGATCGCGGCACTGCTGTTCTTCGGTGGCGATAACCTGTTCGGCTTCTCCATCGCCCTGTTCATCGGTGTTCTGGCGGGTACCTACTCATCGATCTACATCGCGAACGTGGTGCTGATCTGGCTGAACCTGAACTCCGAGGACCTGATTCCTCCGGCGGCCACCGAGAAGGAAGTCGACGACCGTCCATAA
- the hscA gene encoding Fe-S protein assembly chaperone HscA, translating to MALLQIAEPGQSPQPHQRRLAVGIDLGTTNSLVAALRSGLSEPLADAEGRVILPSAVRYHADRVEVGESAKLAAATDPLNTVLSVKRLMGRGLSDVKQLGDQLPYRFVGGESHMPFIDTIQGPKSPVEVSADILKVLRQRAEATLGGELVGAVITVPAYFDDAQRQATKDAAKLAGLNVLRLLNEPTAAAVAYGLDQHAEGLVAIYDLGGGTFDISILRLTGGVFEVLATGGDSALGGDDFDHAIAGWIIENAGLSADLDPGAQRNLLQTACAAKEALTHASSVEVAYGDWKSELTREAFNALIEPMVARSLKACRRAVRDSGVELEEVHAVVMVGGSTRVPRVREAVAEAFGRQPLTEIDPDQVVAIGAAIQADTLAGNKRDGGELLLLDVIPLSLGLETMGGLMEKVIPRNTTIPVARAQDFTTYKDGQSAMAIHVLQGERELISDCRSLARFELRGIPAMVAGAAKIRVTFQVDADGLLSVSARELGSGVEASIQVKPSYGLTDGEIAKMLKDSFQHANDDKVARVLREQQVDAQRLIEAVQAALEADGDRLLDAEERLVIDAQVQELTELMKGTDGYAIEQQTKRLSQVTDAFAARRLDLTVKAALAGRNLNEIEE from the coding sequence ATGGCCCTACTGCAGATCGCCGAACCCGGCCAAAGTCCTCAACCGCACCAGCGTCGTCTGGCTGTGGGGATCGACTTGGGCACTACCAATTCGCTGGTCGCTGCGTTGCGCAGTGGTCTTTCCGAGCCTTTGGCTGACGCAGAGGGGCGGGTTATCCTGCCTTCCGCCGTGCGCTATCACGCCGATCGCGTCGAAGTTGGCGAATCCGCCAAACTGGCTGCCGCTACCGATCCTTTGAACACTGTGCTGTCGGTCAAGCGCTTGATGGGTCGTGGTCTGTCCGACGTCAAGCAATTGGGCGACCAGCTGCCGTACCGCTTCGTCGGTGGCGAATCGCACATGCCGTTCATCGACACAATCCAGGGCCCTAAAAGTCCGGTTGAAGTCTCCGCCGATATCCTCAAGGTCCTGCGCCAGCGTGCCGAGGCGACCCTGGGTGGCGAGCTGGTGGGCGCGGTGATCACCGTTCCGGCCTATTTCGATGACGCTCAGCGCCAAGCCACCAAGGATGCGGCCAAACTGGCCGGTCTGAACGTGCTGCGCTTGCTCAATGAGCCGACGGCTGCGGCGGTCGCTTACGGTCTGGATCAGCATGCTGAAGGCCTGGTCGCTATTTATGACCTGGGCGGCGGCACCTTCGATATTTCGATTCTGCGCCTGACCGGCGGTGTATTCGAAGTTCTGGCGACTGGGGGCGATAGCGCTCTGGGCGGCGATGACTTCGATCATGCGATCGCTGGCTGGATCATCGAGAATGCCGGCTTGTCTGCCGACCTTGATCCGGGCGCGCAACGTAACTTGCTGCAAACGGCTTGCGCCGCAAAAGAGGCGCTGACTCATGCGTCGTCCGTTGAGGTTGCCTATGGCGACTGGAAATCCGAGCTGACCCGGGAAGCGTTCAATGCGCTGATCGAACCAATGGTCGCCCGCAGCCTGAAGGCCTGCCGTCGCGCCGTTCGCGATTCCGGCGTCGAGCTGGAAGAAGTGCACGCGGTGGTCATGGTCGGTGGTTCGACTCGTGTGCCTCGTGTTCGAGAAGCGGTCGCCGAGGCCTTCGGTCGTCAGCCATTGACTGAAATCGATCCGGATCAAGTGGTGGCCATCGGGGCTGCGATCCAGGCGGATACGTTGGCCGGCAACAAGCGCGATGGTGGCGAATTGCTGCTGCTGGACGTGATTCCGTTGTCCCTGGGGCTGGAGACCATGGGCGGCTTGATGGAGAAGGTGATTCCTCGGAATACCACCATCCCTGTCGCCCGCGCCCAGGACTTCACGACTTACAAGGATGGCCAGTCAGCCATGGCGATCCATGTGCTGCAGGGTGAGCGCGAGCTGATCAGTGACTGCCGTTCCCTGGCGCGTTTCGAACTGCGCGGTATTCCGGCGATGGTGGCCGGTGCGGCGAAAATTCGCGTGACGTTCCAGGTTGATGCCGATGGTTTGCTGAGTGTTTCTGCGCGCGAACTGGGTTCGGGCGTCGAGGCCAGCATCCAGGTCAAGCCGTCCTACGGTCTGACCGATGGCGAAATCGCCAAGATGCTCAAGGACTCGTTCCAGCACGCCAATGATGACAAAGTCGCCCGCGTACTGCGTGAGCAGCAGGTCGATGCCCAGCGCCTGATCGAGGCGGTGCAGGCTGCCTTGGAGGCCGACGGCGACCGCTTGCTCGATGCTGAAGAGCGCCTGGTTATCGATGCGCAGGTGCAGGAACTGACCGAACTGATGAAAGGGACCGATGGTTACGCCATCGAGCAGCAGACCAAGCGTCTGTCGCAAGTGACCGATGCCTTTGCTGCCCGCCGCCTGGACTTGACGGTGAAAGCCGCGTTGGCGGGGCGCAACCTGAATGAGATTGAGGAATAA
- the suhB gene encoding inositol-phosphate phosphatase, with amino-acid sequence MQPMLNIALRAARSASELIFRSIERLDTIKVDEKDAKDYVSEVDRAAEQKIIDALRKAYPNHSIRGEETGLHAGTGIEGEEYLWIIDPLDGTTNFLRGIPHFAVSIACKYRGRLEHAVVLDPVRQEEFTASRGRGAQLNGRRLRVSGRTSLEGALLGTGFPFRDDQMDNLDNYLGMFRALVGQTAGIRRAGSASLDLAYVAAGRFDAFWESGLSEWDMAAGALLIQEAGGLVSDFTGGHDFLEKGHIVAGNTKCFKAVLTAIQPHLPASLKR; translated from the coding sequence ATGCAGCCCATGCTGAATATCGCGCTGCGCGCCGCCCGCAGCGCCAGTGAATTGATCTTCCGCTCCATCGAGCGCCTGGATACCATCAAGGTCGACGAAAAAGACGCCAAGGATTACGTATCCGAGGTAGATCGCGCCGCCGAACAGAAAATCATCGATGCACTGCGCAAGGCCTACCCGAATCACTCGATCAGGGGTGAAGAAACCGGCCTGCACGCCGGCACCGGCATCGAAGGCGAAGAGTACCTGTGGATTATCGATCCGCTGGACGGCACCACCAACTTCCTGCGCGGCATTCCTCACTTCGCTGTCAGCATCGCCTGCAAATACCGTGGTCGCCTGGAACACGCCGTTGTTCTGGACCCGGTTCGCCAGGAAGAATTTACCGCCAGCCGTGGTCGCGGCGCTCAACTGAACGGTCGTCGCCTGCGCGTCAGTGGGCGCACCAGTCTGGAAGGCGCCCTGCTGGGTACCGGCTTCCCGTTCCGTGACGATCAAATGGACAACCTCGACAACTACCTGGGCATGTTCCGCGCCCTGGTGGGCCAGACCGCCGGCATCCGCCGCGCTGGTTCGGCGAGCCTGGACCTGGCCTACGTGGCGGCCGGCCGTTTCGACGCGTTCTGGGAGTCGGGCCTGTCCGAGTGGGACATGGCGGCAGGCGCCCTGCTGATTCAGGAAGCAGGCGGCCTGGTGAGCGACTTCACCGGCGGTCACGACTTCCTTGAAAAAGGCCACATCGTTGCCGGCAACACCAAATGCTTCAAGGCAGTCCTGACGGCCATCCAGCCGCACCTGCCGGCCTCGCTGAAGCGCTAA
- the hscB gene encoding co-chaperone HscB → MGTPCHFALFELQPSFNLDLDQLATRYRELARGVHPDRFADATEREQRLALEQSASLNEAYQTLKSPPKRARYLLALNGGELPLEVTVHDPEFLLQQMELREELEDLQDSADLNGVAAFKRRLKAAQDELNQSFAACWNDAAQREQAERLMRRMQFLDKLTYEVRQLEERLDD, encoded by the coding sequence GTGGGTACTCCTTGTCATTTCGCATTATTTGAGCTGCAACCGAGTTTCAATCTGGATCTCGACCAGCTGGCTACGCGCTACCGTGAGTTGGCGCGCGGCGTTCATCCGGACCGCTTTGCTGACGCTACCGAGCGCGAGCAGCGGCTGGCGCTAGAGCAATCCGCGAGCCTCAACGAGGCCTACCAGACGCTCAAGAGTCCACCCAAGCGCGCGCGATACTTGCTCGCCTTGAATGGTGGCGAGCTGCCGCTGGAGGTCACGGTGCATGATCCGGAGTTTCTTCTGCAGCAAATGGAGCTGCGTGAAGAGCTCGAAGACTTGCAGGACAGTGCAGACCTGAATGGCGTTGCCGCCTTCAAGCGCCGCCTGAAAGCTGCCCAGGATGAGCTGAACCAAAGCTTCGCAGCTTGCTGGAACGATGCTGCGCAACGCGAACAGGCCGAACGCCTGATGCGGCGCATGCAGTTCCTCGACAAGCTCACCTACGAAGTGCGCCAGTTAGAAGAGCGCCTCGACGATTAA
- the iscA gene encoding iron-sulfur cluster assembly protein IscA — protein sequence MAISMTEAAARHVRRSLDGRGKGEGIRLGVRTTGCSGLAYVLEFVDEVVAEDQVFESHGEKVIIDPKSLAYLDGTELDFVKEGLNEGFKFNNPNVRGECGCGESFNI from the coding sequence ATGGCTATCAGCATGACAGAAGCGGCTGCTCGACACGTGCGACGCTCCCTCGACGGGCGCGGCAAAGGTGAGGGGATTCGTCTGGGTGTTCGCACTACAGGCTGTTCCGGCCTTGCCTACGTGCTGGAGTTTGTCGACGAGGTGGTTGCGGAGGATCAGGTGTTCGAAAGTCACGGCGAGAAAGTGATCATCGACCCGAAAAGCCTGGCCTACCTGGACGGCACCGAGCTCGATTTCGTCAAGGAAGGGTTGAACGAAGGCTTCAAGTTCAACAATCCCAACGTGCGCGGTGAATGTGGCTGCGGCGAAAGCTTCAACATCTGA